Part of the Ornithodoros turicata isolate Travis chromosome 6, ASM3712646v1, whole genome shotgun sequence genome, accgttgccccccccccccccccccagagctCCAAGTTAACTGGTAGAAATTGCCCTTCTTTACATGCAAGTGGTCTTGATTTATGCTCAGATGTCCTCATAAATACCTGAACCTTACGCGCCAGATCTGCTGCATATTAGAGGTTTCAAAGTGTCGTCATTCTATTATCCGACTAGTGTCTGTTGGTTGAACGCTTTGCTCCCCCCTTTGAAACTCTCTGCCCctcccccttggaaaaaatcgtGGGAAAGCACATGTCTCTCTCCGTTCTTTTCTTTGTTCAGATGGTGAATTAGTGGAAGCACAGCTGTAAGCCCATTTTTTGTCTGACCGGGAGTGCATGTGACTGATGTTTAGCGCTGCTGTGAGCATGGCAGATCTTGCTGGAACGCATGCTCCAATCCAAACACATGATTCTGAAATATGTGCCCTTATAAATGGCGAtagcttttttttcccttcaggATCCAGATGAGGCCTACCCAACAATACTAACAACAGAAAGCGTGAATTCGTGACGATGGTGACTACTGTTATGCCTGTACTGGGCATGTACCATGCACTACGCGCCCTCCATTGAGCTGACACTGAGTGCTTAATGTAAGTgaatgaatgtcattcgttCTCTTTTTGTCTTTTCCGGTGAATATGTACTAAGTTTGTGTATCTCTGCAATAAACAGTCGGCCAAGAACATTGCCTTTAGCTTGGCTTTTTGTAGTATATGTCGCACATATCTACAGACCATCTTGCACAGTCCACTGATTACAGAGCGTTGCAGGCACATAGGCTGATATGCACCAAGCAACACGCACTCGTACATTTTGTAGTAAGCCACGTGGATGTGCCCTCCATGCAAATGTCTGTAAAGCAGAGTGAAGGAGCAAGCTCCAAAGAAGCCAGCTCAGACGCTCGAAGTTCTCCTTCTTACACTTCGTCTTCTACTTCGTTTTGACCATCTACTACAGTATTCCTTCTTGGGGTGTAAAGGCACACCCCTTGTACAGAGCACTGCGTACCAGCACTCGTAATACTGCAGAGCGCACCAGGGGCGCACTGCAGGTACACCACCTTCGGAGTGTACTCGCACACCTACAGGCAGAGAGCCGAACCTGAATCGAAAACCGCTATTATTTttagccgaaccggaactgaaccgaaacaaCTGCTGCCATCTTccgctgaaccggaactgaactgtTAAAaaatttcggttaccggttcaaataacggttcacacctACCCAAATTACCGACTGTGGGAGAAATTTAAATTACGCTACGTGAAGTGTGACTCATGTATGCCGACGACTTTCATATGCCACTGTGGCATATCACTGTGGCTTTAAGCAGCGAACAGACGTGGATAAATGGAGAGAGTACAACAGGATGGTGTGGGGAACAGAGGgttggtgtgcgtcctgggccgacttcagagggaactgtgcagcattcgtcaggaaagactcctggaaaacccaggggaaaccttGAACAGCAGAACTgccggtaggattcgaacccacgagCTCCTAATCTTCTTCACGACTATGGCTACCACCAGCGAGCGGACGCTtttacccactcggccatgtCGCTGGTCGGCAAAGCTTGTATCACGTTATCCCTTTCGGCCCCCGACATGAACAAACATGAGTGATAGACGTATTTCACACTTAAAGtcactccggactcggaaaacagcgcTCATTTTATTtcgtccatgaaaagaaggtgcctcaagggttctatacgcgaaatttcaatcctgtttacgaacgctgtgcatttctgtcaatttttgaagatctgctgagcccccacaagtttcgatgatgCAGGGAGCGGGttacgtaatcataagcccacaaaatGAAATGATGTCATCTTCTGGAGatggcactcgtctcctagcaacgacgccggcgtccgggaaGGGTcccgtggtggagaagtcacgtgacactgATCGAAAGAGGAGGAAATGGGAGAGATGGTCTTCGTCCGCCTATGTGGTTTCTcaaaggtcggagcggtcggatgatatgtcacgtgggacTCCGCTAACGAAGTGCAAAATGTGAGCCCCCCGGAGGatgcgaagggcaacaacggtgccagatgagagccgggcgatTCGCCGGAGCCtagcatgacgtcacagttctcaaaaataaaaaataattttttctCAAGCTTTCGCGTCATGTAAAGCCAAAAtagtttgcaggaatgtaaagtgagacaagaagatttcagtaacataactatggtaggattctgaagacacgagatttagtccgtagcgGCACTTTAAACTAACTCTCTTGTGCACATGGTACACTCCAAATTAGGTTTCGGCATGGTTTTGGAAAttgttttttgtgacactcacaCAAACGTGTGGGCCTGGACTCAATGCTGCTTACTTGCACCTAAAGATGCAGCTAGGATTGATGTGGATATGAATAGGTTGTGAGCACAAAAAACCTTATTTACATTGTTTCCAAGATAAATATGGTTCTACAAGCCGGCTGAAGCTTGTTCTTGAGTGTGAAACTGTGAGAGTGAatctgttcaattcggcctcaccgtcattgtcatgagccagcagtggcaccgctacatgcttataagctcgcgccacgtgctgttgtGCGTTCTTTCATCGTACGACGTTCATCATcatacgtcgttagtctgttggatccttgctttagctcattcggcaCTTCATCACCCAAATCGCTAGGTATATATCTCAGTCATTTtatcattgtatgtatcataccagagtgctagtaaactatctgtgtgttatccaaatgccgtattcctgaatcttcTTTTGAGTTTGGCCGATAGCCAGCGACATCGGGTCCGTCATCGACTCTTATCAACAttcttcacccctttcccttggtctatcttgcctcacaaaACAACCAAGTACAAGTTGGCATTGCACTTTCCATTGGCATTGCAACTCTCTCATCCCCTTCGACAACAACAAGCATTCTTTCCCGGCAGTTCAGCAGTCACCACGGTGCTCCCCCTATGAGTTCACTATAGTCAGGTCCAGTTGTCTTCACCCAAATGCTGTAACATTACATCATTTGGTCACGTGTGTCCACGCCATCCTTGTTGGTACTGTACTgacttaccgtgtattcacacgagcgtgttttctgacggcgcagtgactgaaggagcgagagggtaaatgataaggcgctgaggctacgcccctCTGGAATGCCTATgcagatagtgttccaatgtgctgtcagGTCACGGACACTCGGCGCACTTCGCGGCTAAAAGTATAGAGGCGCCACAGTAGATTGACGAAAGCGCCCTCATTTCGGTGGGTTGCTATGATCGCGTCAGCAGAATTTGATTTCGTTTGCAAACTGTTCTTAATCTTTGATAAGGGTTCACCACAAGAATGTTTACTGAAACGAAAATCACCTCTGTCTTGTTCGAAAATTTATTATCACGTGACCTATGCTCATGGCCAATCAAGCAAcaggcgaaaccgaaacttctgatgCGCGCGCTGTATGAAACCGTTGCAACGGCCCTCCGTTGGTGGCGTCGACTATCCGCACTCGAGAGCAGGTTGCGTTCTTTGCTGTTCCGCGCGAACACGGTGCTATTCACGGAAAACAGTTTTTTTGCCAATTATTATGCCTTCTGGACGTGGTGGACACGTCTACTGTTCCGCTAAATGGTGCAACAATTCTGGAAGAGGACCACCAGGACTGAAGTTTTTCCGGATTCCTGTGGATGAAAGGTATGTGCCGGCATTGTGAAACAGCTGTACAGACTATGCTTATTTATCGATTGCGTAGTTGATTGTTGCGTTGTAAATCAACGTATATCTTACGTAAATTAGCGTTGTATTTTGTATGTAAGGGAACTTGTGTGAAATTGTTCCGGCTTTGAATTCCGCTTTATTTTATCCGCAGGTTTATTTTATCGCCTTTCTCACCTACAAGTTTCCTCTTCTTGTTTTCTTGCTTGTCTGTGAGCTACCACCACTACCACATTTTTTCGATACCCAGGTTCGACAGTTGGCTTCTGTATGCGAACAGGCCCGACTTGTTAAGCAAACCAAGGGGTCAAGTGCACAACAGTTACAGGTTGTGCTCTGCGCACTTCCTAGAAGCAGATTATATGGATCTAGCTCGCACTCGACTGAAGAAGCCTGCTATACCTAGAGTCCCAGTGCACAAAGATGGACTCAAGTTTCTTGCGTCACACGTGGTTGATACTCATCACGATGATAACGTAAGAAACTCTGCTATTCATTGACCATCGCACAGCTATTAAAAATATTTGATCCGCAAAATATTCATCGACCCTGTGATTAAACACAAGGTGAAAGAAGGCTTCAGCAGGGCCCTGAAGAAGAACAATCTGCTGGGAATATCGGCGCCTCCTGAGACTTTCTATTATGTATATTCAAGAGGGCGGCGGGTAATGACATGACGCTTTTGCGGCGATTGCGCTCATTTCGTTTTTAACTGATACGTCAAGTGAAGGTAATCCTTGCGTTAGGTGCAGCGGCAGATCcggaccctcggtttggggggggggggcggtttcttttgcggagcgcgtagtgggggagggggagagggaaatctaatgtataaactgacgttttggggggcgatcgcccccccccccctggatccgccactggttaGGTGTCAGAGGGTACATTGTTGTAACGCGCactggtaaaaaaaaatatgtttcgGGCAAAAGTAGGTTGTGAGAAGGTGCTGTGATCCCTGAAATCGTTGATACGCCAATCCTAATTCTTTTGAGAGCTGAGACACGCTCAGTATTCCTTCCCGTAGTGTGTTGCACGGGAAGAAATGCTTGAAGTAAAAGCGTAACATTCATTTACACTTTGATTTTTGGTTCTCGCATTCCTAAATACAAAATTGGTCACGAAACATACTAAACAAGTAAAAGGAAATGCTTTCCATACTTAGTAATATTACCGCTTATAATGCCAAAGTCGAAAGACTTGCGGCGCATGATTTAATTTAATTCTTGAGCGACCCTTtgcatgaaaaaaataaataaaatattcaTAGTGAAGCATGGTTGCTCTGGGAAGGGAAAGTTGTAAAAAGAGATTTCAGGGCTTAAACTTTAAGAAAACACGTCTTAAACAAATCACATTGTCTTCTCTCATAAGAAAATATTATTATATTCTATGTTCCTTAAAATTATTCCTTGTAAATGCATAGTAGCAGTTGCCTCAAAGTGTATCACCTACCGTCTCAATGAACACAGTGTTCATAGTTTCAACCTTTTGTTTATCCTTTTGCAACAGGAGCATGCCATGGCCCTACAGCACAGTCGTCAGGACTTGCCTTGCTAGACCATTCGGTGGAAACTTCAATATACCATAAGCCTGGGCGAGCTGACAATGATGGTATGTAGTGGTGTGTTCTCTTTGGCAAACCATCATATGATCATGGAATTGGTTTTGACTGAAGACACTCTTTGAACTCCTCAGCAATGGACACTGACTCTGAGGCATACCGGGCATCCAAGGAGGTTGACGGCGATTCATCAGTTTCCATTCCGGCTCAAGTCATAATGCCGATATGCAAAACTAGTGTTACAGATTCAGCCACTGAGAGCTATCCGACATCAGACGTTGAGGTAGTAGTGGAATGCACAGGTAAGTATTTTTAAGCAGTACACGTTGACTGCATGCTACTTCTTGCATGCACTACTTGTAGTATTGAACTACGGTATTGATGATGGTGCTGCCAGTTCAACTGGTTCCACTTCGCAACCAGTCGACCCCCAGGAGGTCAATGGTGCTTATGTTATAGCTGTGGCTAAAGCTATTTTCCTCACCATTTGTTAAATGCAACAGGTACAAGCTCCAGCATATCTACGACCACAGACGGAGTCTCAGAAGGTGCAGCAGATACAAGCTCCAACATAACTATTCCCACAGATTCAGCCCAGGAAGGTGCAGCAGGTATGTACGCACATCTCAACGGTAAACTATACTCCTAATTGCTCCTTATTACATAAACTGTAGTTCTTACTTTGTGCTATTTTGTCTACCAACAGCTATGGATGTGAGCACTGTCATTCTCCCACAAAGAGACTCAACACGGGCCACTTCTCAAAACAATAGAGGAGCAAAGACGCGGAAGTACTTTAGGAAGTAGGCGGAAGCCCCAGACAGAAAGACGAATAGCAAGACTGCAAGAGAAAGTCAACAGGTACCGAAAGGCCCTGAACAGACTCAAAGCCAAAGAACAGCGGACCAATGTCACAAAGGAGGACTCTCTACGTGTGCTCAAGGGGTTTGTCCCCAGTGCTGTCTATACTCTGCTATGCTCTCAGGTGGCCCTATGTTCTGTAAAAAAACAAGGAAGAAGATGGTCCGAAGAAATGCAGATTGCACTCAAGTTATATTTTCATGGGCCCAGAGCATACAGGTTTCTTGCCTGTGTGATGACGCTGCCTTGTGTCAGGACAATAAGAAGGTGGTTGTCACGTATCCGCATGAAGCTTGGCATCATTCCTGGCGTCATTCAAATCATTCAAAAGGCAACAGAACACTGGGCTAGACGTGAAAAAGCCTGCTGCATTCTGTTGGATGAAATGTCCCTCAGCGAAGTTCTTCATTATGACCCAGGAGAGGACATTAGGGTTTGGACATAGGATTGACATAGTAGGATTTGCTGATGATGGCACAGAGAGGACACCACAGATTGCAAACGTCGCCTTGGTAATGTTGTTGTCTGGGATATCACGACAGTGGGTACAGCCAGTTGCCTACACTGTTGCTTGCAATGCTACATGAGCAGAAACTATGCAGAGGCTCTTGCTGGAGTTAATTGTCAGGTTGAGGGAAGTGGATGTTTGGGTGAAGGCCGTGATATGTGACCAAGGCGCAAAAAATGTCTCCCTCGCTAGTCGTCTCAACATCACTGCTGAGAGTCCTTTCTTCTCAGTCAATGGTGAAAACGTATTCTTTCTATTCGACACACCACATCTACTCAAGTGTGTGCGGAACAATCTCCGAGCCCATCAGCTGGAAAAAGACGGAGATATCATTGACTGGTCGTACATTATTTCACTGCACAAAAGCTCGCTTGCACCCAACTTGACAGACAAACATGTCTACAAATCTGCATTTGCAGATATGAACGTCAAGAGAGCAGCGCAGGTCATGAGCTTTACTGTATCAGTGGCCATTCTAGTTCCGATATCTTTCAACGAAATCCCagccatagcaaagccaacagcGGAGTTCCTCGAGAGGATGCATGTACT contains:
- the LOC135398491 gene encoding uncharacterized protein LOC135398491: MRGAVEAWPRVSSGLAVDGSGCSVAAGKGACHGPTAQSSGLALLDHSVETSIYHKPGRADNDAMDTDSEAYRASKEVDGDSSVSIPAQVIMPICKTSVTDSATESYPTSDVEVVVECTGTSSSISTTTDGVSEGAADTSSNITIPTDSAQEGAAAMDVSTVILPQRDSTRATSQNNRGAKTRKYFRK